Proteins co-encoded in one Leptospira levettii genomic window:
- a CDS encoding DCC1-like thiol-disulfide oxidoreductase family protein: MKLIYDGECSFCTRLAFSLQKQSIKPIEIVSYHTFSEEDLKKIHSQLTKDQCKGEVQIIQNGNRFPGFFGVRVLAWNLRFYRYFVWILYLPLVPFLGMFVMVLLKKFKKSLG; this comes from the coding sequence ATGAAATTAATATATGATGGAGAATGTTCCTTTTGTACGCGATTGGCGTTTTCCTTACAAAAACAGTCCATCAAACCAATTGAAATCGTATCTTACCATACCTTTTCTGAAGAGGATTTAAAGAAAATCCATTCGCAATTAACAAAGGATCAATGCAAAGGAGAAGTACAAATCATCCAAAATGGAAACCGATTTCCTGGTTTTTTTGGAGTTCGAGTTTTGGCATGGAATCTACGATTCTATCGGTATTTTGTTTGGATTCTGTATTTGCCACTCGTTCCATTTTTAGGAATGTTTGTAATGGTACTACTTAAAAAATTTAAGAAATCACTTGGTTAA
- a CDS encoding acetylglutamate kinase — MKSKDILSRVFEITRDPRDGLLFLKEFQSLSPESFAILYADSETIFESSEALFSDLKLLYQLDLFPFVVLEEDSFQYLKVFFPLEQMGANPNDEKTLGFSYEIIARDEPLRESVKTSINKKKIPILLWNDEIEKLESVLDRCRAILHSSKVIYVSIDGPLKDPNSGKVKSILQMENTFPIPSGFTITESQKEFIQLSEAMLSKIEDPKFSIVLTSPFTLLTELFTVKGSGTLVKRKNKIHKFESTDGVDMVRLFRLIEESFGKKLKPDFFQSKFDVLFLEESYRACAWMQKTEYGYLLSKFAVNGVARGAGVGRDIWDQILEHCSPLFWRSKPDNTINKWYMSIAQGIEKDNSWYYYWLGVDQSLIPGIISLLKSQPEDFGLPTPLT; from the coding sequence ATGAAATCAAAGGACATTTTAAGTCGTGTTTTTGAAATCACTAGAGATCCAAGAGATGGTCTTCTCTTCTTAAAAGAATTCCAATCCCTTTCTCCCGAATCGTTTGCCATTCTGTATGCAGATTCCGAAACCATCTTTGAAAGTTCCGAGGCCTTATTTTCTGACTTAAAACTCCTCTACCAATTGGATTTATTTCCCTTTGTTGTTTTGGAAGAGGATAGTTTTCAGTACTTAAAAGTTTTTTTCCCACTCGAACAAATGGGAGCCAATCCGAATGATGAAAAGACACTAGGATTTTCATATGAAATCATCGCAAGAGATGAACCACTTCGTGAATCGGTTAAAACTTCTATTAATAAGAAAAAAATCCCAATCTTACTTTGGAATGATGAAATTGAAAAACTCGAATCCGTCTTAGATCGTTGCAGAGCTATCCTACATTCCTCAAAAGTGATTTATGTATCCATCGATGGACCTTTGAAAGATCCAAATTCTGGGAAAGTAAAATCAATTTTACAAATGGAAAATACCTTTCCGATTCCCAGTGGGTTCACCATTACAGAAAGCCAAAAAGAATTCATCCAACTTTCTGAGGCAATGTTATCCAAAATTGAGGATCCAAAATTCAGTATTGTTCTCACTTCACCTTTCACACTGTTAACGGAACTTTTTACTGTAAAAGGAAGTGGAACCCTTGTAAAACGTAAAAATAAAATCCATAAGTTTGAATCCACTGATGGTGTGGATATGGTGCGTCTCTTTCGTTTGATAGAAGAATCGTTTGGAAAAAAACTAAAACCAGATTTTTTTCAAAGTAAGTTTGATGTATTATTTTTAGAAGAATCCTATCGTGCCTGCGCTTGGATGCAAAAAACCGAATATGGTTATTTGTTATCTAAATTTGCTGTCAATGGTGTGGCAAGAGGTGCAGGTGTTGGTCGAGACATTTGGGACCAAATTTTAGAACACTGTAGTCCTCTTTTTTGGCGGAGTAAACCTGACAATACAATCAATAAATGGTATATGTCCATTGCACAAGGAATAGAAAAAGATAACTCTTGGTATTATTATTGGCTCGGTGTGGACCAATCACTCATCCCTGGAATCATCTCACTTCTGAAATCCCAACCAGAAGACTTTGGTCTACCAACTCCATTAACGTAA
- a CDS encoding THUMP domain-containing class I SAM-dependent RNA methyltransferase: MHWFTKLFGSKIRRFGIKPTHPTYHAICGEGLSPLLETEIQSFHLKISNHNRGGIFFSGKKEDVIQFAIHTKFASRVNLQLLHDNAQNYDEFYTKTSDIPWEKYIGPNVSFRIDAETKDKLKNSEFTMHRTKDAILDRLRAKKVPLPEIEKRLADITIVVRSHTDRFSVELSLSGDPVGRRGYRLHAGNAPVREPIAQAMLEMSDWKEGETLVDPMCGSGTVLIEAALRERLFGEINRFLFAESPIFQTLFPTYVFSERKKENPTSPHLYGFDIDPEAIRIAKENAYEAGVEDFIKFEVSDCLTLKNTFGSKGHLVTNPPYGDRIGKPMEDLREMYFQFGKVLKNEFGGWKFTVLCADFSLLGKFGLKENKHITLKHANLKAKIVDYELRGGK, from the coding sequence ATCCATTGGTTTACAAAACTATTTGGCTCAAAAATTAGGAGATTCGGAATAAAACCTACTCATCCCACCTATCATGCCATTTGCGGAGAAGGACTTTCTCCGCTTTTGGAAACGGAAATCCAATCCTTTCATCTAAAAATCAGTAATCACAACCGTGGTGGAATTTTTTTCTCAGGCAAAAAAGAGGATGTCATCCAATTTGCCATCCATACTAAATTTGCCTCTCGTGTGAATTTGCAACTCCTCCACGACAATGCTCAAAACTACGACGAATTTTATACCAAAACATCCGATATCCCTTGGGAAAAATACATAGGTCCCAATGTGAGTTTTCGTATCGATGCAGAAACTAAAGACAAATTAAAAAATTCTGAATTTACAATGCATCGAACAAAGGATGCCATCCTTGACAGACTCAGGGCCAAAAAAGTCCCTCTGCCTGAAATTGAGAAACGTTTAGCGGATATTACCATCGTCGTCAGGTCACATACAGATCGTTTTAGCGTCGAACTTTCGTTATCGGGTGACCCGGTGGGAAGAAGAGGTTACAGACTCCATGCAGGAAATGCCCCTGTAAGAGAACCTATTGCACAAGCAATGCTTGAAATGTCTGATTGGAAGGAAGGGGAAACCTTAGTTGACCCAATGTGTGGATCGGGAACAGTTCTGATCGAAGCTGCACTCAGAGAACGCTTGTTTGGTGAAATCAACAGATTCCTCTTTGCAGAATCCCCTATTTTCCAAACTTTATTTCCAACCTATGTTTTCTCAGAAAGAAAAAAGGAAAACCCAACTTCTCCCCATTTGTATGGATTTGATATAGACCCTGAAGCCATCCGCATTGCCAAGGAAAATGCCTATGAAGCAGGAGTGGAAGATTTTATCAAATTTGAAGTCTCAGACTGTTTAACACTAAAGAATACATTTGGTTCGAAAGGTCACTTAGTCACAAACCCTCCTTATGGTGACCGTATCGGTAAACCAATGGAAGATCTACGGGAGATGTACTTTCAATTTGGTAAAGTTTTAAAAAACGAATTTGGTGGTTGGAAGTTTACAGTATTATGCGCTGATTTTTCTCTCCTTGGGAAATTTGGTCTAAAAGAAAACAAACACATCACACTGAAACATGCAAATTTAAAGGCAAAAATCGTAGATTATGAGTTAAGAGGGGGGAAATGA
- the bfr gene encoding bacterioferritin: MKGKKEVIDILAEVLSAELTAINQYFIHAKLCKNWGYMELAEYLRKESIEEMKHADEIMERILYFDGIPDLQKYMKINVGQTVPEMLQHDLQLEYNAVERLNRGIDICVASKDNGTRELLEKILVSEEEHIDWIETQTSLIESIGLQNYLAQKLGDSE, encoded by the coding sequence ATGAAGGGAAAAAAAGAAGTAATCGACATATTAGCAGAAGTTCTCTCTGCGGAACTCACAGCCATCAATCAGTATTTCATTCACGCAAAATTATGCAAAAATTGGGGATACATGGAACTTGCCGAGTATCTTAGAAAAGAATCCATTGAAGAAATGAAACATGCTGACGAAATCATGGAACGCATCCTTTATTTTGATGGAATCCCTGACTTACAAAAGTACATGAAAATCAATGTAGGCCAAACTGTTCCTGAAATGTTACAACATGACTTACAATTGGAATACAATGCAGTAGAACGATTGAACCGTGGGATTGATATTTGTGTGGCAAGTAAAGACAATGGAACAAGAGAACTCTTGGAAAAAATCCTAGTCTCGGAAGAAGAACACATTGATTGGATTGAAACTCAAACTTCGCTCATTGAATCCATTGGTTTACAAAACTATTTGGCTCAAAAATTAGGAGATTCGGAATAA
- a CDS encoding iron-containing redox enzyme family protein, which translates to MNLIGMLKREVETHSVLQTKWLRERNIRMSFDDLILWLSQEYYVSIGFVDWFLLVAANTRDQNAKIVLVENIWEELGEGNISETHVSILTSFLEQLNFDFSKHQILPETKTYLDKMKSVIDLGFFYGLGALGPANEYLLKLEYSQIANAYHQLKREFNLPEGKFFQVNLDADEGHSKRLFDLIETVCITEESKKQVIEGNRLALDAREDFYLGLSRLDEGKRYLTK; encoded by the coding sequence ATGAATCTCATTGGAATGTTAAAAAGGGAAGTGGAAACTCATTCTGTTTTACAAACAAAGTGGCTAAGAGAAAGAAATATTAGAATGAGTTTTGATGATTTAATCCTTTGGCTTAGCCAAGAATACTATGTATCCATTGGATTTGTCGATTGGTTTTTGTTAGTTGCTGCCAATACAAGAGACCAAAATGCCAAAATAGTCCTTGTCGAAAATATTTGGGAAGAATTGGGAGAAGGGAACATCTCCGAAACACATGTATCGATACTTACAAGTTTTTTGGAACAACTTAATTTTGATTTTTCGAAGCATCAAATTTTACCTGAGACAAAAACCTATCTAGATAAAATGAAATCGGTAATTGATTTGGGTTTTTTTTATGGGTTAGGAGCACTAGGACCTGCCAATGAATATTTACTTAAATTGGAATACTCACAAATTGCGAACGCATACCATCAATTGAAAAGAGAATTCAATTTGCCAGAAGGTAAATTTTTTCAGGTGAATTTAGATGCAGATGAAGGGCATAGCAAACGATTGTTTGATCTCATAGAAACTGTTTGTATTACGGAGGAATCCAAAAAACAAGTGATCGAAGGGAACCGATTGGCACTAGATGCAAGAGAAGATTTTTATTTGGGTTTGTCTCGTTTGGATGAAGGGAAACGTTACTTAACCAAGTGA
- a CDS encoding thiolase family protein encodes MKKVYIHNPAMSVFGKHKGSQLDLSSVTAKQSVHEFQSHKIQFIIYASFSPDSYNQEFHLSAKIAARLGLKDLYSIRMETASSSGAAAFQLGVNLILSGRFDHGLVIATELMSQLNREESNLLLGSVLSDSQRKLGMSMAQGGAMITNQYLHEYGYEAEDLFAIAKKLHDNGLQNPKAHIKKNLTLEEYKNQPKITSPLGLYDISPLSDGSVALILSKDPSSVSVKGMGSGLSPFLPSAEPSFLANRIAFAKAYEEAGVGPSDIHFAELHDAFTPFELVGAEDAGFFKRGEALFQVKAGLTHPKGKLPINASGGLKSRGHPVGASGLAQIVELCRFFSEWPEKRLAVAQSIGGLATNNFVSILERV; translated from the coding sequence ATGAAGAAAGTTTACATTCACAATCCTGCGATGAGTGTATTTGGTAAACACAAAGGATCACAACTCGATTTGTCCTCTGTTACCGCAAAACAATCTGTACATGAGTTTCAATCTCACAAAATTCAATTCATCATCTATGCAAGTTTTTCACCAGATTCCTATAATCAGGAATTTCATCTTTCTGCAAAAATTGCTGCCAGGTTAGGACTAAAAGATCTTTATTCCATCCGGATGGAAACAGCATCCTCTTCTGGTGCAGCAGCGTTCCAATTGGGAGTGAATTTGATTCTCAGTGGTCGGTTTGACCATGGACTTGTGATTGCAACAGAACTCATGTCACAACTCAACCGAGAAGAAAGCAATTTATTGTTAGGTTCAGTTCTCTCTGATTCACAACGCAAACTGGGAATGTCAATGGCACAAGGTGGTGCTATGATCACAAACCAATACCTACATGAATATGGCTACGAGGCAGAGGATTTGTTTGCCATTGCAAAAAAACTGCATGATAATGGATTACAAAATCCAAAGGCACATATCAAAAAAAATCTAACCCTGGAAGAATACAAAAACCAACCTAAGATCACAAGTCCTCTGGGGCTTTATGATATCTCTCCTTTATCTGATGGGTCGGTTGCCTTGATTTTATCCAAAGATCCAAGTTCGGTATCTGTCAAAGGAATGGGTTCTGGTTTATCTCCTTTCCTTCCGAGTGCAGAACCTAGTTTTTTAGCCAATCGGATTGCTTTTGCGAAGGCATACGAGGAGGCAGGAGTGGGACCAAGTGACATCCATTTTGCGGAGTTACACGATGCATTTACCCCATTTGAACTTGTGGGTGCCGAAGACGCTGGTTTTTTCAAACGTGGTGAGGCCTTATTCCAGGTAAAAGCGGGTCTAACTCATCCAAAAGGCAAATTACCGATCAATGCTTCCGGTGGGCTGAAATCACGGGGCCACCCCGTCGGAGCATCGGGACTTGCACAAATTGTGGAACTTTGTAGGTTCTTTTCTGAATGGCCTGAAAAGCGGTTGGCAGTAGCACAAAGTATAGGTGGACTAGCTACAAACAACTTTGTGTCGATATTAGAAAGAGTCTGA
- a CDS encoding KamA family radical SAM protein produces MLVQNSLSEVLRAREELFSRTIWTDPTSQLQNRVKGSELSRYFLLTESERIGIEQTIRLLVSTTPYYLSLSDPTDPNCPIRRMIVPTAEEAVFSLEESSDPLDEERLSPVRGLTHMYPNRVLLFSNHSCSVYCRHCMRGRKVSSSGERMEKADLETAFDYIRNHPEVEDVVVSGGDPLNLADARLEWILQELNQIPHVRICRLGTRNPVTLPFRITDELCKIIERYNDDNLSIFCHTQFNHPKECTKEAKDAVLRLLKVGVSVGNQAVLLKGINDDEEIMLTLHKKLLEMRVRAYYLYDPELIPGSRGFRTPLARGIEIVEYMRGKIGGMGIPHFVNDLPGGGGKITIGANWYLGYYPKTRQHAFRSAVTKKIHFSFEPVGSDKESYYPVLLDADWEKFQAE; encoded by the coding sequence ATGCTCGTGCAAAACAGTTTATCAGAAGTTCTTCGGGCCAGAGAAGAATTGTTTTCCAGGACAATTTGGACTGATCCCACATCACAGTTGCAAAACCGAGTGAAAGGATCGGAACTTTCTCGTTATTTTTTACTCACCGAATCGGAACGAATAGGGATTGAACAAACCATCCGATTATTAGTTTCGACCACTCCCTATTATTTATCTTTGTCTGATCCCACGGACCCAAACTGTCCCATACGAAGGATGATTGTTCCAACAGCGGAGGAGGCAGTATTTTCATTAGAAGAAAGTTCCGATCCTTTGGATGAGGAACGACTAAGTCCTGTTCGTGGGCTCACTCATATGTACCCAAATCGTGTCCTTCTGTTTTCAAACCATTCGTGCAGTGTATATTGTCGCCATTGTATGCGAGGTAGAAAGGTATCTTCTAGTGGGGAAAGAATGGAAAAAGCAGATTTAGAGACTGCATTTGATTACATACGAAACCATCCTGAAGTAGAAGATGTAGTGGTGAGTGGTGGAGATCCATTAAATCTTGCAGATGCAAGGCTTGAGTGGATTTTACAGGAACTAAATCAAATACCACACGTTCGCATTTGTAGGCTTGGGACAAGAAATCCAGTCACCTTACCATTTCGCATAACAGATGAATTGTGTAAAATCATTGAAAGGTATAATGACGATAATTTATCGATATTCTGTCATACCCAATTTAACCATCCAAAGGAATGTACAAAGGAAGCTAAGGATGCTGTATTACGTCTGTTAAAAGTAGGAGTATCTGTAGGGAATCAGGCAGTATTATTAAAAGGCATCAACGATGATGAAGAAATAATGCTCACACTTCATAAAAAGTTATTGGAAATGCGAGTTCGTGCCTATTACCTTTATGACCCAGAACTCATTCCTGGTTCCAGGGGTTTTCGCACTCCACTTGCTCGTGGGATTGAAATCGTAGAGTATATGCGAGGAAAAATTGGAGGGATGGGAATTCCTCATTTTGTCAATGATCTTCCTGGTGGTGGCGGTAAAATTACCATCGGTGCCAATTGGTATTTAGGTTATTATCCAAAAACAAGACAACATGCCTTTCGTTCCGCAGTGACTAAAAAAATACATTTTTCATTTGAACCAGTTGGTTCCGACAAAGAATCTTATTATCCAGTTCTTTTAGATGCAGATTGGGAGAAATTCCAAGCCGAATGA
- a CDS encoding GerMN domain-containing protein, which yields MAVHPQIQEDKWKSLRYFLGGIFFVLVLIEKSMGFDPKVSGNFFPKQGFRNIGKQAEKTKFAEPVDPFQSETFEDDLNWEEEVFNHSYPTNTKSTKQTKVIDETIPEITLPEDRFPGAGKRISAEPGYLPVYFLKFYGSGKNSQSQLVKLTREFPGGDPIVFLFQELTKGPTVTEKSKGVLSALTKKIRMEPNYRLENGILHISISEELSSGGSMEILKDRLDQITFTYVGNFGIQGVVLYSNGERIRTLGSDGMSLPDVLAKTQRKVILF from the coding sequence GTGGCGGTACATCCCCAAATCCAAGAAGACAAATGGAAATCATTACGCTATTTCCTTGGCGGGATCTTCTTTGTACTCGTCCTAATTGAAAAGTCCATGGGGTTTGATCCCAAAGTTTCTGGAAATTTTTTTCCAAAACAGGGGTTCCGTAACATTGGAAAACAAGCTGAAAAAACAAAATTTGCCGAACCAGTGGATCCGTTTCAAAGTGAAACGTTTGAAGATGATTTAAATTGGGAAGAAGAAGTATTCAATCATTCTTACCCTACAAATACAAAGTCCACCAAACAAACAAAAGTCATCGATGAAACCATTCCTGAGATCACTCTTCCAGAAGACAGGTTCCCTGGTGCAGGAAAACGAATCAGTGCTGAGCCTGGCTACCTTCCTGTGTACTTTCTCAAATTTTATGGTTCTGGAAAAAATAGCCAGTCCCAACTTGTAAAACTCACCCGCGAATTTCCAGGTGGGGACCCCATTGTATTTTTATTCCAAGAACTCACCAAGGGACCAACGGTGACTGAAAAATCAAAAGGTGTACTTTCTGCTCTGACTAAAAAAATCCGAATGGAACCAAACTATCGTTTGGAGAACGGAATCTTACACATTTCCATTTCGGAAGAATTGAGTTCAGGAGGTAGTATGGAAATCTTAAAAGACCGTTTGGACCAAATTACCTTTACCTACGTAGGGAATTTCGGAATCCAAGGAGTTGTACTATATTCAAATGGAGAAAGGATCCGGACTTTGGGAAGTGATGGAATGTCCTTACCGGATGTCTTAGCCAAAACGCAACGAAAAGTGATTTTGTTCTAA
- a CDS encoding GGDEF domain-containing protein, with translation MRRYTFKRYGFVLRKLFLRPYHPEFISTNLDDIASSLQIFSVMTAVTSIISLLFVDSLVRTKEASFWIAFFRISSLAICFSVYLLAKRGIKRYQKQILGITSLVLIGLVTLYIPMMVFDNPNHAYYLFGSAIVIAGASILLWLEPIRICILSLIYISIFIPLHLNFSRIQGFDRYFFYQDVLIVSFLLAFGIVANFLINYWRFEEYRIKEKLHITVGKLLRINQKIEDLSRVDSMTELFNRRHLLEQFDLYKKRSHREGFVIGLVILDLDKLKTINDRYGHKQGDIAIQAFAKTLKSRTRITDIAARIGGDEFCLLVSPIDKEGLHTLTESIREKMEELQIPIYNDPSDSLTLTVSIGGTLFHPEDDPSFDELYHKIDTALYTSKNEGRNRITLLEM, from the coding sequence ATGCGTAGGTATACATTCAAACGATACGGTTTTGTTTTGCGTAAATTATTTTTACGCCCCTACCACCCAGAGTTTATCTCCACAAATTTAGATGATATTGCTTCTTCTTTACAAATTTTCAGCGTAATGACTGCTGTTACATCCATCATCTCTTTACTCTTTGTGGACTCACTTGTGAGAACAAAAGAAGCTAGTTTTTGGATCGCATTTTTTCGAATTTCATCCCTTGCGATTTGTTTTTCTGTTTATCTCTTAGCAAAAAGAGGAATCAAACGATACCAAAAACAAATCTTAGGAATCACAAGTCTTGTACTCATTGGACTCGTGACTCTTTATATCCCGATGATGGTTTTTGATAACCCTAACCATGCTTATTATTTATTCGGTTCTGCAATTGTGATCGCTGGAGCTTCCATCTTACTCTGGTTAGAGCCAATTCGAATCTGTATCCTATCTTTGATTTATATTTCCATTTTTATCCCTCTTCATTTGAATTTTTCTCGCATCCAAGGATTTGATCGGTATTTTTTCTACCAGGATGTTCTCATTGTTTCCTTTTTGTTAGCCTTTGGAATTGTTGCCAATTTCCTCATCAATTACTGGAGATTTGAAGAGTATAGGATCAAAGAAAAACTCCACATAACGGTTGGTAAACTCCTACGCATCAATCAGAAAATAGAAGATTTGTCCCGTGTAGATTCCATGACGGAACTTTTTAACAGAAGGCATCTATTAGAACAATTTGATCTGTATAAAAAAAGATCACACCGTGAAGGATTTGTGATTGGTCTTGTGATTTTGGATTTAGACAAACTTAAAACCATTAACGATCGTTATGGACACAAACAAGGTGACATTGCGATCCAAGCTTTTGCCAAAACATTAAAGTCTAGAACTCGTATCACAGACATTGCAGCAAGGATTGGGGGAGATGAGTTTTGTTTGTTAGTTTCTCCCATTGATAAAGAGGGACTCCATACGTTAACGGAATCCATCAGGGAAAAAATGGAAGAATTACAAATTCCGATCTATAACGACCCGAGCGATTCCCTGACTCTTACGGTTTCCATCGGTGGCACTCTTTTCCATCCAGAAGACGACCCCAGTTTTGATGAACTCTACCATAAAATAGATACGGCACTTTACACTTCCAAAAACGAAGGCAGAAACCGCATCACACTCCTAGAAATGTAA
- a CDS encoding D-alanine--D-alanine ligase family protein, with product MKTVILACDIYNPDDPKRSQEWESEETISLMENTIRSLGYNVVSLSDAKEITSVLSNIPKGNRENWIVWNLVEGYTSTSREAYIPALCEYLGIPHTGSSASVQCFTLDKFKTKLFLHSMGIRVTDSELLTEFQTKPKIKFPVFVKPNGEGSSLGISESNTIQDQGEWEDTIPKLLEEHSPLLIEPFLTGRELTVGVIGNLNHYQVLPIAYVDTPSGIYHEGIKSKSEFLESLDFEVPIALQKELESTSLKIAKFLGSSGYIRIDYKLEKEIPYCLEVNATPGFSKIYSTLPMLWEKSGKSYSELLELCINLGFEEYQTHPRYQYGKDQNV from the coding sequence ATGAAAACAGTCATTCTTGCATGTGATATTTACAATCCAGACGATCCAAAACGTTCCCAGGAATGGGAATCGGAAGAAACCATATCGCTTATGGAAAATACCATTCGTTCCTTAGGGTATAATGTTGTGTCACTTTCGGATGCAAAAGAAATTACATCTGTTCTTTCCAATATTCCAAAGGGTAACAGGGAAAATTGGATCGTGTGGAATCTTGTGGAAGGTTATACATCTACCTCAAGAGAAGCATACATTCCTGCGTTATGCGAATATTTAGGAATCCCACATACGGGAAGTTCAGCTTCCGTCCAATGTTTCACTTTGGATAAATTTAAAACCAAACTTTTTTTGCATTCGATGGGAATTCGAGTAACGGATTCAGAACTACTGACAGAATTTCAAACCAAACCGAAAATCAAATTTCCAGTATTTGTGAAACCCAATGGAGAAGGATCGAGTTTGGGAATTTCAGAGTCGAATACAATCCAAGACCAAGGAGAATGGGAAGATACAATCCCAAAACTTTTAGAGGAACACTCTCCACTTTTAATAGAACCATTTTTAACTGGAAGGGAACTTACGGTAGGTGTGATCGGAAATTTGAACCACTACCAAGTTTTACCGATAGCATATGTGGATACTCCTTCTGGGATTTACCATGAAGGAATCAAATCTAAATCAGAATTTTTAGAATCTTTGGACTTCGAAGTTCCGATTGCCCTCCAAAAGGAATTAGAATCCACTTCTTTGAAAATTGCAAAATTTCTTGGAAGTTCTGGTTATATTAGAATCGATTATAAATTGGAAAAAGAAATACCTTATTGTTTGGAAGTGAATGCTACACCAGGTTTTTCTAAGATTTACTCCACCTTGCCGATGTTATGGGAAAAATCAGGGAAATCATATTCGGAATTATTAGAATTATGTATCAATTTAGGTTTTGAAGAATACCAAACTCATCCGCGTTACCAATATGGAAAGGACCAAAACGTATGA
- a CDS encoding HAD family hydrolase — MVAFDVDGTLFSSESIIFKTYVQAIEEFAKKTGKITSLPTHDQIINEIGKPVRTIFANLLPSLPEVERDSISARVLDLLCDSIRSGGGDFYAGVGSTIHYLKEKGYTITCASNGRKPYIETVLDTAGVLQYFEPIVVINQETIHTKGEILAEYVRKYSLEPNSIAMIGDRFSDWEAARQNGCPFGFCTYGHGVPGEIPDFDWKIEDLTNLKQFF, encoded by the coding sequence ATGGTCGCCTTCGATGTCGATGGGACCTTATTTTCCTCAGAATCCATAATCTTTAAGACGTATGTGCAGGCAATCGAAGAGTTTGCTAAGAAAACGGGAAAAATTACATCCCTACCCACACACGATCAGATCATCAATGAAATTGGAAAACCAGTGCGGACTATTTTTGCAAACCTCCTCCCCTCATTACCAGAAGTCGAAAGAGATTCCATTTCGGCTAGAGTTTTAGATTTACTGTGTGATTCCATCCGCAGTGGTGGCGGGGATTTTTACGCTGGTGTTGGTTCTACCATTCATTATCTCAAAGAAAAAGGTTATACGATCACTTGCGCTTCCAATGGTCGAAAACCTTATATTGAAACCGTTCTCGATACAGCCGGCGTATTACAATACTTCGAACCAATTGTTGTGATCAACCAAGAGACCATCCACACCAAAGGTGAAATTTTAGCTGAGTATGTGCGCAAATACAGTTTAGAACCAAATTCCATTGCGATGATTGGGGATCGGTTCAGTGATTGGGAGGCAGCGCGGCAAAATGGATGCCCATTTGGTTTTTGCACCTATGGTCATGGAGTTCCAGGCGAAATTCCAGACTTTGATTGGAAAATTGAAGATTTAACAAATTTAAAACAATTTTTTTAA